In the genome of Lynx canadensis isolate LIC74 chromosome F1, mLynCan4.pri.v2, whole genome shotgun sequence, one region contains:
- the MYOG gene encoding myogenin yields the protein MELYETSPYFYQEPHFYDGENYLPVHLQAFEPPGYERTELSLSPEARGPLEDKGLGTPEHCLGQCLPWACKVCKRKSVSVDRRRAATLREKRRLKKVNEAFEALKRSTLLNPNQRLPKVEILRSAIQYIERLQALLSSLNQEERDLRYRGGGGPQPGVPSECSSHSASCSPEWGSTLEFGPNTGDHLLTADPTDAHNLHSLTSIVDSITVEDVSVAFPDETMPN from the exons ATGGAGCTATATGAGACATCCCCCTACTTCTACCAGGAACCCCACTTCTATGACGGGGAGAACTACCTGCCCGTCCACCTCCAGGCCTTCGAGCCGCCAGGCTACGAGCGGACTGAGCTCAGCCTGAGCCCTGAGGCCCGAGGGCCCCTCGAAGACAAGGGGCTGGGGACCCCCGAGCACTGCCTGGGCCAGTGCCTGCCGTGGGCCTGCAAGGTGTGTAAGAGGAAGTCGGTGTCCGTGGACCGGCGGCGTGCGGCCACACTGAGGGAGAAGCGCAGGCTCAAGAAGGTGAATGAGGCCTTTGAGGCTCTGAAGAGGAGCACCCTGCTCAACCCCAACCAGCGGCTGCCCAAGGTGGAGATCCTGCGCAGCGCTATCCAGTACATTGAGCGCCTACAGGCCCTGCTCAGCTCCCTCAACCAGGAAGAGCGTGACCTCCGGtaccggggcgggggcgggccccAGCCAGGG GTGCCCAGTGAATGCAGCTCCCACAGCGCCTCCTGCAGTCCAGAGTGGGGCAGCACATTGGAGTTTGGTCCCAACACAGGGG ATCACCTGCTCACGGCCGACCCCACGGACGCCCACAACCTGCACTCTCTCACCTCCATTGTGGACAGCATCACAGTGGAAGACGTCTCTGTGGCCTTCCCAGATGAAACCATGCCCAACTGA